From Salarias fasciatus chromosome 12, fSalaFa1.1, whole genome shotgun sequence, the proteins below share one genomic window:
- the specc1la gene encoding cytospin-A isoform X2 produces MKKSVRPAVSKVGGDRGKTEAAAAAGAGKPATKSPATAPLSKVKSNDDLLAAMAGGNPASNSSVTKSKRTASIGTSAGNADSKPKTTSGTSSKRTTSSTSKEPNSSRDRLRTSRTSAAKKQLVSGTIAGDGASGKRSRSHVLADADSRMSKSKSDGQISDKVALESKVNDLLGLAKSKDVEILHLRSELRDMRAQLGIGGTEAPPPQQEEEEAGEEEKPQASAITAADVESTLILLQEQNQAIREELNLLKSENRMLKDRLNALGFSLEQRLDGSDKLFSYASLSPDLAAGGGHHSDGGGTGTLTSSVEGSAPGSLEDLLTGHQHGGSADNLDSESSEVYQAVTSSDDALDAPSGASSSSESECAPSRERSRRGSSGNASEVSVACLTERIHQMEENQHSTAEELQATLQELADLQQITQELNGENERLGEEKVILMDSLCQQSDKLELYGRQIEYLRSLLDEHHVSYVLEEDIKSGRYMELEQRYADLADNARFEREQLLGVQQHLSNTLKMAEQDNAEAQEMIGALKERNHQMERIVDSERQDRSVMAAALDEYKAAVSSDQAELSRCRAQLDQERQRVAELYSLHTAGDKNDICQLLEGVRLGKEEAEAKAAQTQEKLEEAHGELGRLQEAFGKLDREYRDFQEQAQQQMADQERTLEKQRVELQEKDTEIADMKETIFELEDEVEQHRALKLHDNLIITDLENSVKKLQDQKHDMEREIKILHRRLREESMEWRQFQADLQTAVVIANDIKSEAQEEIGDLRRRLQEAQEKNEKLSKELDEVKSRKQEEERGRVYNYMNAVERDLAALRQGMGLSRRSSTSSEPSPTVKTLIKSFDSASQGPPSNGAAVAPTAPAAPLPRTPLSPSPMKTPPAAAVSPIQRHSISGSMSAAKPLSSLNDKRPSYTDISMPAEHLLRGASAGRPSSALQRVSNMDSTKAISVSRRSSEEIKRDLTAADGASSTSLMAMSAASSPLSLSSSSPTASITPTARSRLREERKDPLSALAREYGGSKRNALLKWCQKKTEGYQNIDITNFSSSWNDGLAFCAVLHTYLPAHIPYQELSSQEKRRNFTLAFQAAESVGIKCTLDINEMVHTERPDWQSVMTYVTAIYKYFET; encoded by the exons ATGAAGAAGTCGGTGCGGCCAGCGGTGAGTAAGGTGGGCGGAGACCGGGGCAagacggaggcggcggcggcggccggagccGGGAAACCTGCAACAAAAAGCCCCGCCACGGCCCCTCTGTCCAAG GTGAAAAGTAACGACGATCTATTAGCAGCCATGGCCGGAGGAAATCCTGCATCGAATAGCAGCGTCACCAAGAGCAAGAGGACCGCCTCCATCGGCACCAGTGCCGGCAACGCAGACAGCAAGCCAAAGACGACATCAG GTACTTCATCCAAGCGTACAACATCTTCAACTTCCAAGGAGCCAAACTCGTCACGAGATCGTCTCCGGACGTCCCGGACCTCGGCTGCCAAGAAGCAGCTGGTCTCAGGGACCATCGCGGGAGACGGAGCCTCTGGGAAACGCTCCCGGAGCCACGTCCTCGCAGACGCCGACAGCCGCATGAGCAAATCCAAATCGGACGGTCAGATCAGCGACAAGGTGGCTCTGGAGTCAAAAGTGAACGACCTGCTTGGTTTGGCGAAGAGCAAAGATGTGGAGATCCTCCACCTTCGCAGCGAGCTGCGGGACATGAGGGCCCAGCTCGGCATCGGCGGGAcggaggcgccgccgccgcagcaggaggaggaagaggccggCGAGGAGGAGAAGCCGCAGGCGTCGGCCATCACGGCGGCCGACGTGGAGTCCACCCTGAtcctcctccaggagcagaaccaggccatCCGGGAGGAGCTCAACCTGCTGAAGAGCGAGAACCGCATGCTGAAGGACCGGCTCAACGCGCTGGGCTTCTCGCTGGAGCAGAGGCTGGACGGATCCGACAAGCTGTTCAGCTACGCCTCGCTGAGCCCCGACctggcggcgggcggcgggcacCACAGCGACGGCGGCGGCACGGGCACGCTCACCTCCTCGGTGGAGGGCTCCGCCCCCGGCTCGCTGGAGGACCTGCTCACGGGACACCAGCACGGCGGGTCGGCGGACAACCTGGACAGCGAGTCCAGCGAGGTGTACCAGGCCGTCACCTCCAGCGACGACGCCCTGGACGCTCCCTCGGGAGCCTCCTCCTCGTCCGAGTCGGAGTGCGCCCCGAGCCGCGAGCGCTCGCGGAGGGGCAGCAGCGGCAACGCCAGCGAGGTGTCGGTGGCCTGCCTGACGGAGCGCATCCACCAgatggaggagaaccagcacaGCACCgccgaggagctgcaggccaCGCTGCAGGAGCTGGCCGACCTGCAGCAGATCACCCAGGAGCTGAACGGCGAGAACGAGCGGCTCGGCGAGGAGAAGGTCATCCTCATGGACTCGCTGTGCCAGCAGAGCGACAAGCTGGAGCTGTACGGCCGGCAGATCGAGTACCTGCGCTCGCTGCTGGACGAGCACCACGTCTCCTACGTGCTGGAGGAGGACATCAAGAGCGGCCGCTACATGGAGCTGGAGCAGCGCTACGCCGACCTGGCCGACAACGCCCGCTTCGagagggagcagctgctgggcGTGCAGCAGCACCTGTCCAACACGCTGAAGATGGCCGAGCAGGACAACGCCGAGGCGCAGGAGATGATCGGAGCGCTGAAGGAGAGGAACCACCAGATGGAGCGCATCGTGGACTCGGAGAGGCAGGACCGGAGCGTCATGGCCGCCGCCCTGGACGAGTACAAGGCGGCGGTGAGCAGCGACCAGGCGGAGCTGAGCCGCTGCCGCGCCCAGCTGGACCAGGAGCGGCAGCGGGTGGCCGAGCTGTACTCGCTCCACACGGCGGGCGACAAGAACGACATCTGCCAGCTGCTGGAGGGGGTGCGGCTGGGGAAGGAGGAGGCCGAGGCCAAAGCTGCACAGAcgcaggagaagctggaggaggcgcaCGGCGAACTCGGCCGCCTGCAGGAGGCCTTCGGCAAG ctggaCAGGGAATACCGGGACTTCCAGGAGCAGGCGCAGCAGCAGATGGCGGATCAGGAGCGCACGCTGGAGAAGCAGCgcgtggagctgcaggagaaggacACGGAGATCGCGGACATGAAGGAAACCATCTTCGAGCTGGAGGACGAGGTGGAGCAGCACCGAGCCCTCAAACTGCACGACAACCTCATCATCACCGACCTGGAGA ACTCtgtgaagaagctgcaggaccAGAAACACGACATGGAGAGAGAGATTAAGATTCTCCACCGCCGACTCCGG gagGAGTCGATGGAGTGGCGTCAGTTCCAGGCAGATCTGCAGACGGCCGTTGTCATTGCTAATGACATCAAGTCGGAAGCGCAGGAGGAGATTGGAGacctgcggcggcggctgcaggaagcCCAGGAGAAGAATGAGAAGCTGAGCAAGGAGCTGGACGAGGTCAAGAGCCGCAA gcaggaggaggagcgaggccggGTGTACAACTACATGAACGCGGTGGAGAGAGACCTGGCCGCCCTGAGGCAAGGCATGGGCCTCAGCAGGaggtcctccacctcctccgagCCCTCGCCCACCGTCAAGACGCTCATCAAGAGCTTCGACAGCGCCTCGCAAG GTCCCCCGTCCAACGGCGCCGCCGTGGCGCCGActgcccccgccgccccgcTGCCGCGGACCCCCCTCAGTCCCAGTCCCATGAAGACGCCTCCTGCAGCCGCAGTCTCGCCCATACAG agacaCTCCATCAGCGGCTCCATGTCGGCAGCCAAGCCGCTCTCGTCCCTGAACGACAAGAGGCCCAGCTACACGGACATCAGCATGCCGG CTGAGCACCTCCTCCGGGGAGCCTCGGCCGGCCGGCCCTCCTCCGCCCTGCAGAGGGTCTCCAACATGGACTCCACCAAGGCCATCTCAG TGTCGCGCCGGAGCAGCGAGGAGATCAAGAGAGACCTGACGGCCGCAGACggcgcctcctccacctccctgaTGGCCATGAGCGCAGCCTCCTCCCCCCTgtcgctgtcctcctcctcccccaccgcCTCCATCACCCCCACGGCGCGCAGCCGCCTCAG agaggagaggaaggaccCGCTGTCCGCTCTGGCCCGAGAGTACGGAGGCTCCAAGAGAAACGCTCTGCTGAAGTGGTGCCAGAAGAAGACGGAGGGTTACCAG AACATTGACATTAccaacttcagcagcagctggaacgACGGCCTGGCGTTCTGCGCCGTGCTGCACACCTACCTGCCGGCTCACATCCCGTACcaggagctgagcagccagGAGAAG AGGAGGAACTTCACGCTGGCCTTCCAGGCTGCGGAGAGCGTCGGCATCAAATGCACTTTG GACATCAATGAGATGGTTCACACCGAGAGGCCCGACTGGCAGAGCGTCATGACCTACGTCACCGCCATCTACAAATACTTCGAGACCTGA
- the specc1la gene encoding cytospin-A isoform X1, with translation MKLSRYFPNRMRLIKEGNKVMKDSRLSCKCVGIGQLSMKKSVRPAVSKVGGDRGKTEAAAAAGAGKPATKSPATAPLSKVKSNDDLLAAMAGGNPASNSSVTKSKRTASIGTSAGNADSKPKTTSGTSSKRTTSSTSKEPNSSRDRLRTSRTSAAKKQLVSGTIAGDGASGKRSRSHVLADADSRMSKSKSDGQISDKVALESKVNDLLGLAKSKDVEILHLRSELRDMRAQLGIGGTEAPPPQQEEEEAGEEEKPQASAITAADVESTLILLQEQNQAIREELNLLKSENRMLKDRLNALGFSLEQRLDGSDKLFSYASLSPDLAAGGGHHSDGGGTGTLTSSVEGSAPGSLEDLLTGHQHGGSADNLDSESSEVYQAVTSSDDALDAPSGASSSSESECAPSRERSRRGSSGNASEVSVACLTERIHQMEENQHSTAEELQATLQELADLQQITQELNGENERLGEEKVILMDSLCQQSDKLELYGRQIEYLRSLLDEHHVSYVLEEDIKSGRYMELEQRYADLADNARFEREQLLGVQQHLSNTLKMAEQDNAEAQEMIGALKERNHQMERIVDSERQDRSVMAAALDEYKAAVSSDQAELSRCRAQLDQERQRVAELYSLHTAGDKNDICQLLEGVRLGKEEAEAKAAQTQEKLEEAHGELGRLQEAFGKLDREYRDFQEQAQQQMADQERTLEKQRVELQEKDTEIADMKETIFELEDEVEQHRALKLHDNLIITDLENSVKKLQDQKHDMEREIKILHRRLREESMEWRQFQADLQTAVVIANDIKSEAQEEIGDLRRRLQEAQEKNEKLSKELDEVKSRKQEEERGRVYNYMNAVERDLAALRQGMGLSRRSSTSSEPSPTVKTLIKSFDSASQGPPSNGAAVAPTAPAAPLPRTPLSPSPMKTPPAAAVSPIQRHSISGSMSAAKPLSSLNDKRPSYTDISMPAEHLLRGASAGRPSSALQRVSNMDSTKAISVSRRSSEEIKRDLTAADGASSTSLMAMSAASSPLSLSSSSPTASITPTARSRLREERKDPLSALAREYGGSKRNALLKWCQKKTEGYQNIDITNFSSSWNDGLAFCAVLHTYLPAHIPYQELSSQEKRRNFTLAFQAAESVGIKCTLDINEMVHTERPDWQSVMTYVTAIYKYFET, from the exons ATGAAGCTCAGCCGGTATTTTCCCAACAGAATGAGACTAATTAAAGAGGGGAACAAAGTAATGAAAGACAGCAG ATTGAGCTGTAAATGTGTCGGCATCGGACAGCTCAGTATGAAGAAGTCGGTGCGGCCAGCGGTGAGTAAGGTGGGCGGAGACCGGGGCAagacggaggcggcggcggcggccggagccGGGAAACCTGCAACAAAAAGCCCCGCCACGGCCCCTCTGTCCAAG GTGAAAAGTAACGACGATCTATTAGCAGCCATGGCCGGAGGAAATCCTGCATCGAATAGCAGCGTCACCAAGAGCAAGAGGACCGCCTCCATCGGCACCAGTGCCGGCAACGCAGACAGCAAGCCAAAGACGACATCAG GTACTTCATCCAAGCGTACAACATCTTCAACTTCCAAGGAGCCAAACTCGTCACGAGATCGTCTCCGGACGTCCCGGACCTCGGCTGCCAAGAAGCAGCTGGTCTCAGGGACCATCGCGGGAGACGGAGCCTCTGGGAAACGCTCCCGGAGCCACGTCCTCGCAGACGCCGACAGCCGCATGAGCAAATCCAAATCGGACGGTCAGATCAGCGACAAGGTGGCTCTGGAGTCAAAAGTGAACGACCTGCTTGGTTTGGCGAAGAGCAAAGATGTGGAGATCCTCCACCTTCGCAGCGAGCTGCGGGACATGAGGGCCCAGCTCGGCATCGGCGGGAcggaggcgccgccgccgcagcaggaggaggaagaggccggCGAGGAGGAGAAGCCGCAGGCGTCGGCCATCACGGCGGCCGACGTGGAGTCCACCCTGAtcctcctccaggagcagaaccaggccatCCGGGAGGAGCTCAACCTGCTGAAGAGCGAGAACCGCATGCTGAAGGACCGGCTCAACGCGCTGGGCTTCTCGCTGGAGCAGAGGCTGGACGGATCCGACAAGCTGTTCAGCTACGCCTCGCTGAGCCCCGACctggcggcgggcggcgggcacCACAGCGACGGCGGCGGCACGGGCACGCTCACCTCCTCGGTGGAGGGCTCCGCCCCCGGCTCGCTGGAGGACCTGCTCACGGGACACCAGCACGGCGGGTCGGCGGACAACCTGGACAGCGAGTCCAGCGAGGTGTACCAGGCCGTCACCTCCAGCGACGACGCCCTGGACGCTCCCTCGGGAGCCTCCTCCTCGTCCGAGTCGGAGTGCGCCCCGAGCCGCGAGCGCTCGCGGAGGGGCAGCAGCGGCAACGCCAGCGAGGTGTCGGTGGCCTGCCTGACGGAGCGCATCCACCAgatggaggagaaccagcacaGCACCgccgaggagctgcaggccaCGCTGCAGGAGCTGGCCGACCTGCAGCAGATCACCCAGGAGCTGAACGGCGAGAACGAGCGGCTCGGCGAGGAGAAGGTCATCCTCATGGACTCGCTGTGCCAGCAGAGCGACAAGCTGGAGCTGTACGGCCGGCAGATCGAGTACCTGCGCTCGCTGCTGGACGAGCACCACGTCTCCTACGTGCTGGAGGAGGACATCAAGAGCGGCCGCTACATGGAGCTGGAGCAGCGCTACGCCGACCTGGCCGACAACGCCCGCTTCGagagggagcagctgctgggcGTGCAGCAGCACCTGTCCAACACGCTGAAGATGGCCGAGCAGGACAACGCCGAGGCGCAGGAGATGATCGGAGCGCTGAAGGAGAGGAACCACCAGATGGAGCGCATCGTGGACTCGGAGAGGCAGGACCGGAGCGTCATGGCCGCCGCCCTGGACGAGTACAAGGCGGCGGTGAGCAGCGACCAGGCGGAGCTGAGCCGCTGCCGCGCCCAGCTGGACCAGGAGCGGCAGCGGGTGGCCGAGCTGTACTCGCTCCACACGGCGGGCGACAAGAACGACATCTGCCAGCTGCTGGAGGGGGTGCGGCTGGGGAAGGAGGAGGCCGAGGCCAAAGCTGCACAGAcgcaggagaagctggaggaggcgcaCGGCGAACTCGGCCGCCTGCAGGAGGCCTTCGGCAAG ctggaCAGGGAATACCGGGACTTCCAGGAGCAGGCGCAGCAGCAGATGGCGGATCAGGAGCGCACGCTGGAGAAGCAGCgcgtggagctgcaggagaaggacACGGAGATCGCGGACATGAAGGAAACCATCTTCGAGCTGGAGGACGAGGTGGAGCAGCACCGAGCCCTCAAACTGCACGACAACCTCATCATCACCGACCTGGAGA ACTCtgtgaagaagctgcaggaccAGAAACACGACATGGAGAGAGAGATTAAGATTCTCCACCGCCGACTCCGG gagGAGTCGATGGAGTGGCGTCAGTTCCAGGCAGATCTGCAGACGGCCGTTGTCATTGCTAATGACATCAAGTCGGAAGCGCAGGAGGAGATTGGAGacctgcggcggcggctgcaggaagcCCAGGAGAAGAATGAGAAGCTGAGCAAGGAGCTGGACGAGGTCAAGAGCCGCAA gcaggaggaggagcgaggccggGTGTACAACTACATGAACGCGGTGGAGAGAGACCTGGCCGCCCTGAGGCAAGGCATGGGCCTCAGCAGGaggtcctccacctcctccgagCCCTCGCCCACCGTCAAGACGCTCATCAAGAGCTTCGACAGCGCCTCGCAAG GTCCCCCGTCCAACGGCGCCGCCGTGGCGCCGActgcccccgccgccccgcTGCCGCGGACCCCCCTCAGTCCCAGTCCCATGAAGACGCCTCCTGCAGCCGCAGTCTCGCCCATACAG agacaCTCCATCAGCGGCTCCATGTCGGCAGCCAAGCCGCTCTCGTCCCTGAACGACAAGAGGCCCAGCTACACGGACATCAGCATGCCGG CTGAGCACCTCCTCCGGGGAGCCTCGGCCGGCCGGCCCTCCTCCGCCCTGCAGAGGGTCTCCAACATGGACTCCACCAAGGCCATCTCAG TGTCGCGCCGGAGCAGCGAGGAGATCAAGAGAGACCTGACGGCCGCAGACggcgcctcctccacctccctgaTGGCCATGAGCGCAGCCTCCTCCCCCCTgtcgctgtcctcctcctcccccaccgcCTCCATCACCCCCACGGCGCGCAGCCGCCTCAG agaggagaggaaggaccCGCTGTCCGCTCTGGCCCGAGAGTACGGAGGCTCCAAGAGAAACGCTCTGCTGAAGTGGTGCCAGAAGAAGACGGAGGGTTACCAG AACATTGACATTAccaacttcagcagcagctggaacgACGGCCTGGCGTTCTGCGCCGTGCTGCACACCTACCTGCCGGCTCACATCCCGTACcaggagctgagcagccagGAGAAG AGGAGGAACTTCACGCTGGCCTTCCAGGCTGCGGAGAGCGTCGGCATCAAATGCACTTTG GACATCAATGAGATGGTTCACACCGAGAGGCCCGACTGGCAGAGCGTCATGACCTACGTCACCGCCATCTACAAATACTTCGAGACCTGA